GTTAAAGAATTAACCTAATCCTGCCTAAATTTTTTGATAGATAAAAATAGATAAAATTTAATGATTGTATTTATTTTTATCTAATAGTTAGTGGTCGCTACGCTACGGAGCTTTGTGGAGTGACTTTGCTACTCAAGCATTTGAATAGTGGTGAAGTGTGACTTTGCAATTTGATTAGCCAATAAAAGGCAAAAACCAACTGGTATACGTACTGGTGTAAATATCCCTTGGCAGAGGTTGTGTAAAATACTTGTTAATTTTCTCTGCTTTCAATGGTTTTTGTGTAGACTAGTGGCGACGGATTGCAGAGGAGTGCAAAAATGAACAAACAATTCACGAGCTTAGTCTCCGTGAGCGTGTTAGCAGCAGGCTTAATTGCAGGCTGTTCGGGTTTAGATAACAGTGAAAAAGTGATGAAGCAAACAGTTCAGGCTGATAGTAATTTCGATAACAAAGCCTACCCAATTACCCGCAAAGGTGAGGTAGTTGATACCTACTTTGGCAAAGACGTTGCCGACCCATACCGCTGGCTAGAAGACGATCGCAGTGAAGAAACAGGTGCTTGGGTAAAAACGCAAAACCAAGTCACCTTTAGTTATTTAGACCGAATTCCGTACCGCGAACAGCTAAAAGAGCGTTTGGCTGATTTATGGAACTATGAAAAAGTGGGTGCGCCTTTCAAAGAAGGAAAATACACCTACTTCTATAAAAATGATGGCCTGCAAAACCAATACGTGGTTTACCGTATGGTTGAAGGTGGCGAGCCGGAAGTGTTTTTAGACCCTAACAGCTTTAGCGAAGATGGCACCACGTCATTAGCGCAATTAAGCTTTTCTAAAGATGGCTCAATTGCCGCTTACTCCATTTCCGAGGGCGGTAGTGACTGGCGAAAAATCATCATTATTGATGCTGAAACGAAAAAAGTGCTAGAAGCGCCACTCGTCGATGTGAAGTTCTCTGGCATTTCATGGTTTGGCAACAAAGGCTTTTATTATTCTAGTTACGACAAGCCAGAAGGCAGCGAGCTTTCAGCCAAAACTGACCAGCACAAACTTTACTACCACGAGCTAGGTACTCCACAAGCCAATGACCCTGTTATTTTCGGTGCAACGGAAGACGAAAAGCGCCGTTATGTGGCTGGCTATGTCACCGAAGACGACAACTACTTATTGATTAGCGGCGCAACCTCTACGTCAGGTAACGATCTTTACCTAAAAGACTTAACCCGCCCTAATAGCCCGCTAGTTACTATCTTAGATAACTTTGATTCAGACACGTATGTGATTGAAAACCAAGGTAGCAAGCTTTACTTAGTCACCAACCTAAATGCGCCTAACAAAAAGGTAGTAACGGTTGATGCAAGTAAGCCATCACCAGACCAATGGCAAGACCTAATTGCTGAAACTGATGACGTGTTAACGGTTTCAACAGGGGCTGGCTACTTCTTTGCTGAGTATATGCTTGACGCCATTTCAAAAGTGTATCAATACGACTATCAAGGCAATAAAGTACGTGAAATTGCCTTGCCAGGGCCAGGTAGTGCTAGTGAAATTGATGGTAAAAAAGATGACAAAGTGCTTTATTTCTCCTTCACCAACTACAAAACACCTGGCACGATTTATAAGCTAACGCCAGACACTGGCAAGGTTGATGTTTACCGTGAATCAGGCGCTAAGTTTGACAGCAATGATTACGTGTCTAAGCAAGTGTTTTACACCTCAAAAGACGGCACGAAAGTGCCAATGATGATCACCCATAAAAAAGGGCTTGAGCTAAACGGTAAGAACCCAACCATCCTTTATGGTTACGGTGGTTTTAACGTGAGCTTAACACCTTACTTTAGCGTGACGCGTGCAGTTTGGATGGAGCAAGGTGGCATTTATGCCGTTGCGAATTTACGAGGTGGCGGTGAATACGG
This Thalassotalea euphylliae DNA region includes the following protein-coding sequences:
- a CDS encoding prolyl oligopeptidase family serine peptidase: MNKQFTSLVSVSVLAAGLIAGCSGLDNSEKVMKQTVQADSNFDNKAYPITRKGEVVDTYFGKDVADPYRWLEDDRSEETGAWVKTQNQVTFSYLDRIPYREQLKERLADLWNYEKVGAPFKEGKYTYFYKNDGLQNQYVVYRMVEGGEPEVFLDPNSFSEDGTTSLAQLSFSKDGSIAAYSISEGGSDWRKIIIIDAETKKVLEAPLVDVKFSGISWFGNKGFYYSSYDKPEGSELSAKTDQHKLYYHELGTPQANDPVIFGATEDEKRRYVAGYVTEDDNYLLISGATSTSGNDLYLKDLTRPNSPLVTILDNFDSDTYVIENQGSKLYLVTNLNAPNKKVVTVDASKPSPDQWQDLIAETDDVLTVSTGAGYFFAEYMLDAISKVYQYDYQGNKVREIALPGPGSASEIDGKKDDKVLYFSFTNYKTPGTIYKLTPDTGKVDVYRESGAKFDSNDYVSKQVFYTSKDGTKVPMMITHKKGLELNGKNPTILYGYGGFNVSLTPYFSVTRAVWMEQGGIYAVANLRGGGEYGKAWHKAGTQLEKQNVFDDFIAAGEYLIDQNYTSSDYLAVNGGSNGGLLVGAVMTQRPDLMKVALPAVGVLDMLRYHTFTAGAGWAYDYGTAEQSEAMFEYLKGYSPVHNVKAGVNYPATLVTTGDHDDRVVPAHSFKFAAELQAKQAGSAPTMIRIETNAGHGAGTPVSKTIEQYADIYAFTLFNMGFSELPK